cttccgggtcgattgaataagtaacagatgttcactggggtcgatgtaatcgacttatccccgaCCCAGAATTACTTGCCCTCTGTGGCAATTtggaaatcatcattatcatcatcatcatcatcatcatcatcatcatcatcatcatcatcatcatcaacatcatcatcatcaatcatcatcatcatcatcatcatcatcacacatcatcatcatcatcattatcatcattatgatcatcaacaccaacatcatcatcatcatcatcaccatcattattatcattattattattattattattattattattattattattattattatttattattattattattattcatatacacacaaccagcCAGACTGTTAGAAAAGAAAAGACCCAAACAGGGGTCTACAAGCCGCCTTAAATATCAAGAACCCACCTATTGGGTTgcagcaagtaaccttagatgccaagatcCCTCCTAAGCTTCTTAGCTGTccataataacactgttttctggagctgtacgaAACTGGGTTTTCTGCCTATGTCCTCTCTCCATCTGTTCAGACCTTTAGGGATAGTTTCCAATGCTCCTATAACTACTGGGAcgcattttacccgcactttccatagtttcGGTAATTCAATGGCTACGTCCTGGTACTCTGCTATTTTttctatggatggaagcactccgttggttacgacgatgatggttccggttgatccgaatcaatggaacagcctgctcgtgaaattaacgtgtaagtggctgagcactccactgacacgtgcacccttaacgtagttctcggggaaattcagtgtgacactgagagtgacaaggccggccccttgaaatacaggtacaacagaaacaggaagtaagagtgagagaaagttgtggtgaaagagcacagcagggatcaccaccatcccctgccagagcatcgtggagctttttaggtgttttcgctcaataaacactcacaacgcccggtctgggaatcgaaaccgcgatcctatgaccgcgagtccgctgccctaaccagtgggccattgggcctcattttttttctatacttcccatattaatgttttcatcatttgggaccgTAAAGTCggttatctggcactttctattctctttatcttctgctaccaaatcaggccttctagcttctattactgtcagtctgaatgacgaactcccacaacatcttatatttcttactttctaataCTTTTCCAGGTTCGTGttcataccatttgtcagcatGTTAAAAATCCTAGATGTCCACACAaatcccagtggattactctacCGAAGATGTCATATATTTTCTTGAATTCTTTCTGTGACGTCATGCTATATTCAATTACTATATGAGAAATGCCTTCTTCCTTTGATTTGCATAGGCTACATTTGGAATCTAATTGGTTTTTGTATATCTTGgtgtttatccaattagtccttaaaaCTTGATCCCGTGCTGCTACTAAAAAATTTCTCCCATTTTAAACTTCCTTTATGCAACCGTAGCCATgtctcagttattattattattattattattatattattattattattattattattatttttattaaggtctcgagctggcagagtcgttagcgtgCGGGGCGAaatctttgcggtatttcgtatgtcgctacgttctgagttcaaatttcacagaggtcgactttgccttccatcgttttggggtcgataaattgagtaccaggtGAGTagtggggtcgacgtaatcgacttaccacacaccaaaattccaggccttctgtctagagtagaaaagattattacttatacataaacgtgtgttgttgttgttgttgtctattcTGCTTCACTTACCAACGCATGTTCTCCCATTGAAACGGAAACCTCGACGACAGAAACATCTGTAGGATCCTGGGGTGTTGATGCATCTCCCGTATCTTCCGCACACATACTTCCATCTGCACTCGTTTCTGTCTGGAAAAGTAAAACAAATTCATTGCATGGATGTAAcacttatgtatcatcatcatcaccatcctcatcataaccatcatcatcatcatcgtcgtcatcatcataatcatcatcatcatcaccactaccaccaccatcatcatcttcatcatcataatcatcataatcatcatcatcataaccatcatcatcgtcttcgtcatcatcatcatcatcaccaccaccaccatcatcatcttcatcatcattatcatcatcatcatcaacatcctcatcattaccatcatcatcatcgtcgtcatcatcatcatcacaccaccatcaccaccatcatcatcatcaccaccattatcatcatcatcatcatcctcatcataaccatcatcatcatcttcatcattatcatcatcatcatcatcatcaccatcatcttcatcatcatatcatcatcatcatcatcaccaccatcatcatcatcattatcatcatcatcataaccatcaccaccatcatcttcatcatcataattatcatcatcatcagcagcagcatcaccaccatcattattgatattgatgtttTGGTTGGTGTTATTCTTCAGGTGGTACGCTGGGAGGATTGTAACAAAAACCACTGAAACAGTGGCGGGAGGGGagcgatgtgatcgactatcccccaccgctaaaatttcaggccttctgcctacagTAAAagggattaatattattattattattattattattattattattattattattattattattattgagagagagagaacagtacttgtcatcaaagtgacactagggtaaaatatacgaagcccagtatacccatcatgactacccgtttgataagggtatactaggcacatgtttcacaaccacatgtgtgccacatgatgatctcatttcaagataaacagcacatgaccttgcaggtggggcccagttggaaaTGTCTTCAGttggagtagcccatcccgctcaaaacgtccctaaataaattgtttaaggatgttgaacaaaccacccatgtttccaaaggtgaattatccaaacctccaagaatgcctctcaacacgtggctatgatgctcccccactacttctgctcatgatcagagatgcacaaatcgtcagccactaagggacatgctcaaactggttaaggtcaaacaaatgacaagcaaatctgttgtactgagcagaatatgtgCTGCAGCCCAAAACttcgaatcagttaagatcagaaaccatgaaagccactgtggggcatttattattataattgttatcattattattattattgttatcattattattattattattattattattattattattattattattattattgttgttgttgttgttgttgttgctgttgtagttgttgttattattattattattattattattattatattattattatctcccagCCAATTGcttatagatatacgtgtgtatattgttCTTGTAGCTGCTGTTTGTCCTTTACTTACAAACACATGTTCTTCTATTGAAATAATAGCCCCGTCTgcagtaacaagtaaaagaggttcCTCTCCTGACGCATCTACCATTCTTCCCGCACCGATTCCATCTGCACGCTCCTCCGACGGCTGGAAAGCAGAACAGAaataacacaattatatataacaatcagaatcctttcaacatcatcattatcatcatcatcatcatcatcatcatcatcatcatcataattatcatcgtggtcgtcgtcgtcgttagcagaatcgtttgcacgacggtaaaaatgtttggcggcattttgtccgtctttacattctgtgttcaaatccgcctttctttcagggtcaagaaaacaaatttattgcgcttaattgcatgtatataaaacagatgcATTATTTGGGGTTGGGTCAATGTAATAAGCACCAGTtatacactgaggtcgatgtaatcgactagtccccttctccaaaatttagtgaaattattattattattattattattattattattattattattattattattgagtgagagagcagtgcatgttacaaagtgacactgggataaaatatacgaagcccagtatacccatcatgacaacccgtctgataacggtacaccaggcacatgcatcacaaccatatatgtgtgacatggggatctcatatcaagataaacagtacatgaccttgcaggtggggcccagttataatattttgtaccatactcatcatcatcatcatcattgtggttgttattattaaggcggtgagctggcagagtcgtgaaaacgccggacaaaattcttagcgttatttcgtcgtaacgagttcaaaatctgccaatGTCGACGTTGGAATccatcgtttcggagtcgatgaaatgagCACCATTGAAATATTaggctcaatgtaatcgactgacccccaccTGACCCTAAAAtatcaggccttttgcctattgtAGAATAAGTTAGATGCACCATGTTCTTTTAACAGAAGTCAGACCTTTCTCAGCTCAGTTGCTGTGGCAAAGGGATTACATACATCAAAATGCACTCCATCTGATCAAATATGGTGGAAGGAAGACGAGACGATACGACGCTCATTtgcatatattacaatataaaacaggaaaaataaaatggaagaaatagcgATGTCTTTCTTCAAAGGATTGTGAtacgaaagaaaaaggaaatttgaAACGAGACCATTGGATGTCATATTtggatataaaatagaaaatatcaagaaaatattagGCCTTATCTACACATAACATCCGGAGAGAACTGAACACATGTTCTTACCTCTGCACCTTCCAGGCGTGCCGGTCCATCCTCTGCAGCATCTGCGACAGGTTGTAAGGATTCTCCTGGAAGCTGTACTGTTAAATGAGAGAAGgatagaataaaaggatatataaccAGAAGGATATATAACACAATGATGGTAAGTTCagacaaccacacaaacacatacatacacacatacaagttacACTTTCAGAATATACGACTGTGTAGTCTGAAAATGCGATTATCCTAAATAAAGTGCTTTTCACATtgaaggctctgatgaagctagaGCATGATATCCTGGTACTCAACTAATCCTCCACCACAACCTacatcagaaacagctgttagccaATGAAGTGCGTTACATAACCTTTGTTTTTGCCGGTGCCATTTCTTTGCTTTCTCTTACCATTTTACACTTATCTACAATTGAATTCTGGATCACACCTAGATTGAGTTCTACACCATATTGTTATTTTCGCTATGCCCAAGCGAAATATTAAGATATTAATGTGCGAGGGTAATGAATACTTTGTCATCGGTGGATGCCGTAATATTGAAAGTTTACTCTGTATAGAAAATCCGGAAAGGTGGCTTCGTATTTACCGGTATTTTGTACACCGTCTCAAAAACCAGCACCAGCTTCTTCGGGCCCTTTTGTAGGTCACGGTTTTATAACATCTCACTCGACATATTCCcctggaaaaaaagaaagaaggaatatataagtgtgtgtgtgtgtataaatatatatacatatacatataaacgcatataacactataaaaataaaatccctTGAAGGAATGGGTGGGGGGTTCCAGAGATATAAAAAGACGAATATACAAAGAACTGACTTGCgatcgccttggaaacaaggccaCTACTCAACGACATTAGATCACTaagtgtcgatgtaatcgccaTCAGTGAAACTAGACTTTCCGACCGACATGCTTTCTTGCCATCTTTCGCGGGATACGAGAAGTATTTATCTCCATGTCAACCGGGAATCGGAGGTTGAACGGCGGCGTTGATCCGTAGGGGCATGGATCTCAACATAAGGACTATCTTCCTGGATCCAGAAGGAGAGATGATGGTCCTGGATGCGAATTGTAGTGACGGGGGTACTTACAGACAGGTACCTGTTTATACTCCGATAGAAGCAGGGAAGCCGTATATCTTCAGACATCGAGAGGTATTCCTAGGAATGCCTCGAAATTTAGAGTTAGTGGGCAACTGGTACGGTGCCTTAGAGATACAATTGGACTGTGTGGGTCTAGCGAATAGAAAGCGGATGGTAAAAGCCTGTATGGGGTCAACCAGGTCGTATTTTGATGAGGAACGGGGTTCTATAGGCAAGTAGATTAACGTTAGTAGAAGTTGTTAACCTAGATAGGCTTAGAAGGCAGGGATCCGGTTACTGGAGGCTGAAAGCGTTGCTCCCAAAGTGCCAATCCAACAGAGACCGAATTAGACAATTAACTAAGATGGCGTTGATGGGGCTAATCGTCAACAACAAAtgatggttggcgttaggtaggTTTATTAAAGCATTAGTGGTAGAGATGGATAAAACAGAAGGGAATTTAGTCAGTAACTTCGAAATGGCGCTTTGGAAGAACATTGCAGCTGACCTGCTTGCTGCAAGATTAGCTCTGGACCATTTGCTCAAAGATAAACACGAAGGTTGCCTTGTCAGATCTAAGGTGCACTCTGTAAGAGAAGAGGGAAGGAAAGCCCCATAATGGGGGTCGAATGACAGACGCACAACGTCAAAGCAAAGTCACTATTCAGTCTTTGGTGGACCAAAATGGGCGCAAGGAACTCCAACCGGAGAAGATGTGTGAGGTATTTCAAGATCCCTTTGGCAAATGTGTGGAACGTAAAGATATCCAGAACGTAGGatgaacaaacggattaagtcgattatatcgatcccagtgtgttactggtacttatttaatcgatcccgaaaagatgaaaggcaaagtcgacctcggcggaatttgaactcacaacgtaacggctgtcgaaataccgctaagcatttctcccgtcgtgctaacgatccGCCTTTGTTTGACAGCCTTCTAGTAGATCTGCCAGAACTGCTACCGTAACTGGTACCAGAACAGGCCATTTCCCAATTCTGTGAGTCTAGGAGCGGTGGCACTGCTAAAAATGGACCCAAACAAGGGAGATGAAATAGAAAACTAGGTTCATAACGCTGCTGAACACAGACATCAAACTTTCGAGCAGGCTGTTAGCAAAGGGGTCGGCGCTTATCATCGAAGAACTGCTCCCACTTGGAGGACGGATTCGGATTTCAGCTAAGTTATTGGTAAGGATCAGcccgctgctttcttccaaccgGGAGGGACAGGCATCTTTGCTTAGTCTAGTGGCCATAGCGAAAGAGGTTGCCTGGTGGACCTTgctgaaagggctgaagacagacactttcctctttaccCAGAATCTCAAAGTGAGGGTAAAGAGGGAAGTGCTGCCACCTAGCAATTTTgttaaaagatgggtgaatgtagctcGAATGGCCCTAGTGAATGGTCTTTCTAGAAGTACGCGCCTGTACATTAAGGGCACATGAAGTGAAGAGAGCATACACCCTAGATGTCAGAGTGATCGTTGTTTTTGTGGGGTTTCAATGAGCAGCCCCTTTTGTGTAAACCCTTAGTGgcgaaaaaagaaattattattattgagtgagagagcagtgcatgccatcaaagtgacaccgtggtaaaatatacgaagctcagtatacccatcatgactacccgtctgataagggtaccccaggcacatgcatcacaaccatatgtgcgggacatggtgatctcatatcaagataaatagcgcatgatcttgcaggtggggaccagttagaattttcttctggtcgagaagCCCATCCCACTCCAAAGttcactgaataagggttgtttaaggatgttgaataagggttgtttaagctATATTTGACCCGTCGCtccgttctgatttcgaattcccCAAAGTGCactttgctttcttcctttcaaCGTCGAGAAAATAACAGACTAGGCTCTATGTAATCGACTCGCCCTCACCTCACCCCAAGCTGCTCTTGTGGCAGAAATTTGAAATCAcactaattatcattattatttgaaacaGTTTTATTTGGGCCCCTTCAGGTTCGTCGCTCCGTTACAGGAATCTGGCTTGTTGAAGATTGGCGCAACAGAACCAGAATATATCCAGAAAGTTGGTGGAACATCCCAATAGAATCAGCAAACAGGATTAAATACAGCGGACCCTATATTGATGCAAGGATCAGGAAAACAAGTCAAGTACTTTTAGGAGAGATCGTCTGCCCAGTCGTATGTCAATATCTCATCGTATTAaagaagcgagctggcagaaacgttagcacgccgggcgagatgcttagcggtatttcgtctgccgttacgttcagagttcaaattccgccgaggtcgactttgcctttcatcctttcgcggtcaataaattaagtgccagttacacactggggtcgataaaatcgacttaatccctttgtctgttcttgtttgtcctctctgtgtttagctccttgtgagtagtaaagaaataggtatttcgtctgccgttaggttctgagttcaatttacgccgaggtcgactttgcctttcttcctttcggagtcgattaaatatgtaccagttacgcactagggtcgatataatcgactggccccctccctccaaatttcgggccttgtgcctcaagtagaaaagaatatctcatcatatattaaagaaaaagagggatctATGGAGAACTGTTTGAAAAAATACAGTTATGATATACAGGCTATGGGTTTTCATTTCTACCTACTGACAGAGATGCACTGGGCTAAGTAAAAACAGATCGACATAAAAACTACAAATGCTGGGGTAATTCAGGTACCCTGAGTCCCTTCTGTTGCAATCGTTAGGGCCAAGCCCCACCTCACCCATTGCTTCCCACATATGCCAGGGGCCCTGAACAGAGCTACGGGCTCAACTCCTCTCTTTTCACTAAAACACTTAAAACATTCACACGAAGATAGACACGGTCCGATTATTtaataagaaaaaagtaaaaaaccaCAAGAAGCCCCGAAGAGGAAAGTGGCGATGTGAAACCGGGTGGAATGAAGCATTAACTTACCGAGAACTGGACACAGCAAGGCTTTCTCCTTCGGTTGTTGAGTTTCCAGAATCAAGCGTTTCGCTAGAAACCGACGTTCCATTATTCAGTAAGAGACTCTCAGTCGCTGCTTCATCTTCACTCTCGGAATCTGCTTCATCCGCTGACTCCTCCAATTCCGCCGACTCGTCGTCACCCACTGATTGTCCTCCATCGTTTGATTCTTCATCCGCTGACTCGCCTTCATCCACTGACTCGTCTTCGCTCACTGACTCGTCTTCGTTCACTGACTCGTCATCACCTACTGATAGTCCTCCATCGTTTGAGTCTTCATCCACTGACTCGCCTTCATCCACTGACTCGTCTCCGTCCACTGACTCGTCATCGTCCACCCATAGTCCTCCATTGTCTGAGTCTTCACCCTCTGACTCGTCTTCATTCACTGACTCCTCTCCATCCACTGACTCGTCTTCACCGTCCTCTGACGACTCGTCATCCACCGGGACTCCGTCCTCCTCTGATTCCTCTCCACCCTCAGACTCTCCTTCATCGCCTGATTCTTCTCCACTCTCTTCTTGCTCTTCATTCTCCGATGAAACATCATTTACCGACGGGTCTTTGTCGCCTAACGTCACATTCCGCCCTTCACTATTCACTGACGGTCCTTTAGTCACAACTGACCCATTATTCACCCGTTGTCCTTCAGTCACCCAAAGACCAACgacgaaaagaaataagaaaagaacgaGATTCTTCATGGCTGTTGTCTTCTTTTCGGTGCTTCGCCTGTTTACTGACACACAGACAGCTTCTAATATCAGAAGGAACAGATTTGGTTAGTGCAGAACACAGAGTATAAATGTCTAGAACTTCTTGTTTGAGTTGTCTTGTCTTGTGGTGGTTCCTGCAGCGCAAAGTCTTCAGTAGCGGGAGTCACAGCAGCAGAGTCCCGTTGCACAATCGGCCTGGCTCTGTCACATCTCGACCAAGACACTCGCATTTATAACAAATTACCTGCACCCTCCTCTGCAATTCCATTGGCACCAAAGAAGTGTTGATGTCATCGAATCCGGGAGGTGAAATCGAAAACAATGGAGTTCCTTTAGCTTCTATTGTCCAGCAATAAGGAAGCAAAACTAATTCATTGTCAGGTAAAAGATGGCCGGTGAGAACAGACAATCACTTATGCAAAACAAATGCACAAAACAGGAaccacaaccacgaccatcacggttaggtgtgtgtgtgtgtccaatacacacacacacgtataaacgaatacaaataaatatgtgtgtgtacgcgtatcgGTGagtgagtttttgtgtgtgtgtgtgtgtaacaaactcGTTTTTCGACTTCTTTTGCATTGAAACAATATCGATGCTGTTTAACTATATTACAATGTTTTCTTGGGAAAGTGTgtttccgcctctctctctctctgtgcgtgtgtgtgtgtaggtgcattgTTGCAAGG
This genomic window from Octopus sinensis linkage group LG27, ASM634580v1, whole genome shotgun sequence contains:
- the LOC115225284 gene encoding fibrillin-1-like isoform X1; amino-acid sequence: MKNLVLFLFLFVVGLWVTEGQRVNNGSVVTKGPSVNSEGRNVTLGDKDPSVNDVSSENEEQEESGEESGDEGESEGGEESEEDGVPVDDESSEDGEDESVDGEESVNEDESEGEDSDNGGLWVDDDESVDGDESVDEGESVDEDSNDGGLSVGDDESVNEDESVSEDESVDEGESADEESNDGGQSVGDDESAELEESADEADSESEDEAATESLLLNNGTSVSSETLDSGNSTTEGESLAVSSSRGICRVRCYKTVTYKRARRSWCWFLRRCTKYRTASRRILTTCRRCCRGWTGTPGRCRAVGGACRWNRCGKNGRCVRRGTSFTCYCRRGYYFNRRTCVYRNECRWKYVCGRYGRCINTPGSYRCFCRRGFRFNGRTCVAVGGPCRWNRCGRNGRCVKRGTSFTCYCRRGYYFNRRTCVDVNECRRSFRCGRYGKCVNTIGSYKCLCKPGFRFNGRTCVRR
- the LOC115225284 gene encoding latent-transforming growth factor beta-binding protein 2-like isoform X2, which encodes MKNLVLFLFLFVVGLWVTEGQRVNNGSVVTKGPSVNSEGRNVTLGDKDPSVNDVSSENEEQEESGEESGDEGESEGGEESEEDGVPVDDESSEDGEDESVDGEESVNEDESEGEDSDNGGLWVDDDESVDDDESVNEDESVSEDESVDEGESADEESNDGGQSVGDDESAELEESADEADSESEDEAATESLLLNNGTSVSSETLDSGNSTTEGESLAVSSSRGICRVRCYKTVTYKRARRSWCWFLRRCTKYRTASRRILTTCRRCCRGWTGTPGRCRAVGGACRWNRCGKNGRCVRRGTSFTCYCRRGYYFNRRTCVYRNECRWKYVCGRYGRCINTPGSYRCFCRRGFRFNGRTCVAVGGPCRWNRCGRNGRCVKRGTSFTCYCRRGYYFNRRTCVDVNECRRSFRCGRYGKCVNTIGSYKCLCKPGFRFNGRTCVRR
- the LOC115225284 gene encoding spore wall protein 2-like isoform X3 — its product is MKNLVLFLFLFVVGLWVTEGQRVNNGSVVTKGPSVNSEGRNVTLGDKDPSVNDVSSENEEQEESGEESGDEGESEGGEESEEDGVPVDDESSEDGEDESVDGEESVNEDESEGEDSDNGGLWVDDDESVDGDESVDEGESVDEDSNDGGLSVGDDESVNEDESVSEDESVDEGESADEESNDGGQSVGDDESAELEESADEADSESEDEAATESLLLNNGTSVSSETLDSGNSTTEGESLAVSSSRGICRVRCYKTVTYKRARRSWCWFLRRCTKYRTASRRILTTCRRCCRGWTGTPGRCRAVGGPCRWNRCGRNGRCVKRGTSFTCYCRRGYYFNRRTCVDVNECRRSFRCGRYGKCVNTIGSYKCLCKPGFRFNGRTCVRR